From the genome of Sphingobacteriales bacterium:
AAGCCATATCAAAAGGACAGCGGCGGTTGATACTTTAAAAAACTTATCAAACACGCGAAGGCATTAAAAATAAGGAGTTTCGTCTTTCAGGCTGCCAGTGTATAAATATTTATGTTGCTGACGAAAGCAGGGTCGGGTTATTGCCCAATATAAGACGATGCCTTACCGCAAAGGGCGTAAAACCCATCGTAGCTTACCAACATCGCTTCCAAAACTTCTATCTCTTTGGTGCCTATTCCCCATCAAGGAGACAATCTTACCTTAGAAATGCCTTACTGTAATACGGTCTGCTTTCAAATATTTATAGATAAACTCTCCGTACAAAAGCCTGAAGAATTCAAGATAATTCTACTTGACAATGGTGCTTTTCACCACAGCCGACAATTGGTAATTCCTAAAAATATTCATCTGTTGTTTATTCCTCCTTACTCTCCCGAATTAAACCCCGCAGAGATGATATGGCGATTCATCAAGGGCAAAACTGCTAACATTATTTGCAAAGATCTGGAAGAACTCTCCGCCAAAGTCACTGATATTATCAACGATATGAGTAACGTTATCATTCAATCCATTACAGGTTGGAAACTTTTACAAACTGTGCCTTTTAGATGTTTATTTGGTATTATTTTCTCATGGAATTTATCACTGTATCTTCTTCCAAAATTCGGCAGGTCGCCTATCAGGCTGCTCAGGAACGCTTGTATATCATCACCAAAGAGGGTATGCTCTATGAACACCAACAAGTTCCGGCGCATTTCTGGAGCGAAATGATGCTGGCGACCTCTATCGGCAAATATTACTTTGACAACATACATGCTACTTTTCCTTACTCAGTGCGCCGCCTACCCGCCGACAACGAAGATGCAGGATAAAATTTTGTGCCCGCACCTTACGCCAACATCAAATTGCAGCCTCTAATATCGCTGTGGTCGGCACGCCCCAGCACTTCAAACGAGCCATCGGCATATACACGCCCCACATCGGCGGTAGCCAAAAAACTACACGAATACAAATTCGCCAAATCTATCACATTGAGCAAGCCGCTTTGTGCAGGGCGCAAGTAAGAGAAAGGATCGGTGGCATCGCGGCACAGCACTTGCATCGTGGGCGCACAGCGAAAAACCCCACCTCCCTCCGAATAGGCTTGCGACAACAACTCCGTCATTCCGTATTCCGAATGTATCGCCGCCACTTCAAAAGCATTTTTCAACATCTCGTGTACCTCTTCGCGCAGCAACTCCCGCCGCCTGCCCTTCATTCCGCCGGTTTCCATAATGGTCGTATGGCGCAAAGGCAGTTTTTCGCAATACTGAGCAAAATCCAGCAGCGCGAAAGTAACACCCAACAGCAGCGTTTTCTGACCTTTTTGCTCATTATCCAATAAAAATGCTTTCAGTTGCTCCCACTCGTACAGAAAAAAAGCACCACTGCGAGCCTGCTCCAACCATTTATTTGCCATATATACCAACGACGAGCCGCTACGCTCCAAATAGGAAGGCAGCAAAGCCGCCACCGACCACTCGCTTATATCGCCGTAAAAATGCCGGAATCCCGCCTCAAAACTCGCTTCGTACAAGCTCACATCTGCCACAAAATGGCGACTATTGCCACTGCTGCCCGTGCCACTGCTGTAAAAAGAAGCCGATTGCGGAAAAATATTTCCGAAAGCCGCCTGTGCTATATCGTGTTGCTTAAAAAGCTCCACAGGCAAGCAGGGAATTTGTGAAATATTACTGATTTTGTGTACCTTTGTATGCAAATATTGCAAATATTGAGCATACACTTCGCAATGTTGGGCTTGATGCCGAAATACCTCCAAAGCCAAATTTGCAAAATCGTGCTCTGATGCAATATTGAGTAGTT
Proteins encoded in this window:
- a CDS encoding transposase, with translation MPIPHQGDNLTLEMPYCNTVCFQIFIDKLSVQKPEEFKIILLDNGAFHHSRQLVIPKNIHLLFIPPYSPELNPAEMIWRFIKGKTANIICKDLEELSAKVTDIINDMSNVIIQSITGWKLLQTVPFRCLFGIIFSWNLSLYLLPKFGRSPIRLLRNACISSPKRVCSMNTNKFRRISGAK
- a CDS encoding acyl transferase codes for the protein MSHATHHHIRQKLLNIASEHDFANLALEVFRHQAQHCEVYAQYLQYLHTKVHKISNISQIPCLPVELFKQHDIAQAAFGNIFPQSASFYSSGTGSSGNSRHFVADVSLYEASFEAGFRHFYGDISEWSVAALLPSYLERSGSSLVYMANKWLEQARSGAFFLYEWEQLKAFLLDNEQKGQKTLLLGVTFALLDFAQYCEKLPLRHTTIMETGGMKGRRRELLREEVHEMLKNAFEVAAIHSEYGMTELLSQAYSEGGGVFRCAPTMQVLCRDATDPFSYLRPAQSGLLNVIDLANLYSCSFLATADVGRVYADGSFEVLGRADHSDIRGCNLMLA